A DNA window from Acidimicrobiales bacterium contains the following coding sequences:
- a CDS encoding phosphotransferase, with product MTPATSTTFTDVIERLLPAYLGRQRWYAGAAPSTARVVTSETLAPGLEWLLADAGGARYQVVVGLRPAGSAPDFLSGNDQAVIGVVGDEIAFDATYDPDFARALLGLVAPGEKGSLVRPMGAEQSNTSLVIDDRLVLKVFRRLHDGANPDVEIPHALAILGFSHVATPVGIWRRDGVDLAVCVNYLAGGAEGWALALTSLRDLYATGVDDPAGAGGDLGAEAGRLGQVTAALHLALAEAFGASDGDTAAWAAGVESQLSRLDDGDVDPVQAKEFVDRLRSIDHPGASIRVHGDYHLGQVMRTDAGWFVLDFEGEPARPLEERRRPSSPFKDVAGMLRSFQYATAVALSERDQGDQERLAPLGEAWEQRNRLAFLRGYLGTEGIDALLPEAGPDRSAVLAAFEFDKAVYEVLYERAHRPAWVDIPLRAVRRLLDAQE from the coding sequence ATGACACCGGCCACGAGCACGACCTTCACAGACGTCATCGAGCGCCTGCTCCCCGCCTACCTTGGGCGACAGCGCTGGTACGCAGGGGCGGCGCCGAGCACGGCCAGGGTCGTCACCTCCGAGACGCTGGCGCCCGGTCTGGAGTGGCTGCTCGCCGACGCCGGTGGAGCGCGCTACCAGGTGGTGGTCGGCCTCCGCCCGGCCGGCTCTGCTCCGGACTTCCTCAGCGGGAACGACCAGGCCGTCATCGGTGTGGTGGGCGACGAGATCGCCTTCGACGCGACCTACGACCCCGACTTCGCCAGGGCGTTGCTGGGGCTGGTGGCGCCGGGCGAGAAGGGCTCCCTGGTTCGCCCTATGGGGGCCGAGCAGTCGAACACCTCGCTGGTGATCGACGACCGCCTCGTCCTGAAGGTCTTCCGGCGCCTGCACGACGGCGCCAACCCCGATGTCGAGATCCCGCACGCCCTCGCCATCCTCGGCTTCTCGCACGTGGCCACGCCCGTCGGCATCTGGCGGCGCGACGGCGTCGACCTGGCCGTGTGCGTCAACTACCTGGCCGGCGGTGCCGAGGGCTGGGCGCTGGCGCTCACCTCCTTACGCGATCTGTACGCCACCGGCGTGGACGACCCAGCAGGCGCCGGGGGTGACCTCGGGGCCGAGGCGGGCCGGCTGGGCCAGGTCACCGCTGCGCTGCACCTGGCGTTGGCCGAGGCGTTCGGCGCGTCGGACGGCGACACGGCGGCGTGGGCGGCCGGCGTGGAGAGCCAGCTGAGCAGGCTGGACGACGGCGACGTGGACCCGGTGCAGGCCAAGGAGTTCGTCGACCGGCTGCGCTCAATCGACCATCCCGGTGCGTCCATCCGAGTGCACGGCGACTACCACCTCGGCCAGGTGATGCGCACTGACGCCGGGTGGTTCGTGCTCGACTTCGAGGGCGAGCCGGCCCGGCCGCTCGAGGAACGGCGCCGGCCGTCCTCCCCGTTCAAGGACGTGGCCGGGATGCTGCGCTCGTTCCAGTACGCGACGGCGGTGGCGTTGTCGGAGCGGGACCAGGGTGACCAGGAGCGGCTGGCCCCGCTCGGTGAGGCGTGGGAGCAGCGGAACCGTCTCGCCTTCCTGCGCGGGTACCTCGGCACCGAGGGCATCGACGCCTTGCTGCCCGAGGCGGGGCCCGACCGGTCCGCCGTGCTCGCTGCGTTCGAGTTCGACAAGGCGGTGTACGAGGTGCTGTACGAACGGGCCCACCGCCCGGCGTGGGTCGACATCCCGCTGCGGGCGGTCCGAAGGCTGCTCGATGCCCAGGAATGA